ATGAATGCATCAATCTTCATGCAGCTTCAAAGACTGTCTTTCCCTTGTAtcactttaaatatatttttgattGTCTTCCATCTGGCTTTATTTCCAAAGAGAAGTCACTGAAGAGTCagtcatcatttttattttcttcaccttaaattactgaaatatgtcttatttttgtgacttttttctttttctttttctttgcttatcTGCACAGCTCTTGATGTTTCCTGGTGGGCTATTCTTGATTTGAGCAGAGAAttatgatgtttttgtttatgatGTTTGGGGGaatgtttggttttattttattgcttctaCCATTTTTTGACTTCTATCTGATACTGCAAgtggcaagtgtgtgtgtgtgtgtgtgtgtgtgtgtgtgtgtgtgtgtgtgtgtgtgtgttacaatcTCCACTTCTTCAAGTTCATGTCTGTCTTCATGTATTTTGTGTCCTTGCATTGTGGTTTGGGATGTGTGTCCAGCATCATCCGTAAGTCTCTTtcattctgttccttttcctcaaGAACTGTGATTCTGTACTTCGTTTATTATAGTTTCTATGATTTTATTCTAGTTTCTATGATTCTGTACTTCATTTATTCtagtttttatgttttttattattggggtaAGACTACTTAAACACACGTCATACTGCATGTACAAAGATTCTATTAAATGAGAATAATCATTGTGCATTATAGCTACATACACAGTGACAGAAAACAAACATACAGATACTCATTTAGAGGACTTTGTGATTGATTTCCACACAGTCTTATAGCTGCTGTATTCATTCAGTGAACAGTTCAGTTTCCTTCAGCTGTCTTCCTTCTTGGTGCCTAAAACATATATCTCAAGAACTGTGAATCACATATGTATTAGTAATTTTACTTACGAGAGTGATGCCAAGAACTTACAtgtggataaaacagagaagtaAAACTATAGTAACTTTCCAGTTAAGCTTGAGTAAACTTAAGTGCATtaaaataggaggaaagaaaatgaaatctagGCTGTATCCCATTTTTTAATTCAGTGTCAGATATGTTGATCACTTCTTTCCATAAATTACCAAGACACATCCAGCTTCATTACAATTACTATATTCTTACATTTGATATTTGTGGTCAGTGTTCATTGTCACTGTGTTATGGAATAAGCTTCTATATTTGCAGTTAGAAAGTAAGAACTGCATTATGTTCAGGATAGTttgtaaagtaaataaaaaataatcaacaaCTAGTTACTTTCAGAAATAGTGACACGAGGTTAACTCAATAACAGATataatctcttctttcttttttaacctcaAACTAGTGAATTGAATCCCTTGCAAGTTCTTACTTTGTCTTTAAACTTTGAATTAATTTATGTAACAAAATGGCCCTCAAGGTTGAGTGGAGTTTTATCTTGCCTTTCACTCTTGAATTTGGTCCagatgtctttttttgttgtaccTGTGGACTACCCTGATCATATTTTATAAATAGCAGATTTTTAATTTACATGGTTAATCAATCTGTTGATTTTGTTTCCCATTTGAAAATTCTATGAAAATTTGAGcagtatatttttctttctatggccTATTACAATCTACAGTGTAGGATAGATATCTTACTTGTTGTATAACCTTTGAATAAATTGTGTTTTCCAGGGTGTGTAATAAATATTATCCTAGAAGCAATATAAACATGAATCATAGTATTGGATAATAACTCTTTATTTTATGTCTTCCCTTACAGGCTCTTAAAGTTGATCTACAAtggaaaaatttcttttttatctgtTTTTCATTGGCATAGCAGTGAGAGCTCAGATCTGTCCAAAGCGTTGTGTCTGTCAGATTTTGTCTCCTAATCTTGCGACTCTTTGTGCCAAGAAAGGGCTTCTATTTGTTCCACCAAACATTGACAGAAGAACTGTGGAGCTGAGGTTGGCAGACAATTTTGTTAcaaatatcaaaagaaaagatTTTGCCAACATGACCAGCTTGGTGGACCTAACACTCTCCAGGAACACAATAAGTTTTATTACGCCTCATGCTTTTGCGGACTTACGAAATTTGAGGGCATTGCATCTAAATAGCAACAGATTGACTAAGATTACAAACGATATGTTCAGCGGACTTTCCAATCTCCATCATTTGATATTAAACAACAATCAGCTGACGTTGATTTCTTCAACTGCCTTTGATGATGTTTTTGCCCTGGAGGAGCTGGATCTGTCCTACAATAATTTAGAAACAATTCCTTGGGATGCTGTGGAGAAGATGGTCAGCCTGCACACTCTTAGTCTGGACCACAACATGATTGACAACATCCCTAAAGGAACTTTCTCCCACTTGCACAAGATGACACGACTAGATGTGACGTCCAATAAACTGCAAAAGCTGCCACCTGACCCTCTCTTTCAGAGGGCCCAGGTGCTagcaacctcaggaattataagCCCGTCTACTTTCGCATTAAGCTTTGGCGGAAACCCTTTGCATTGCAATTGTGAACTGTTGTGGTTGAGGCGTCTGTCTAGAGAAGATGACCTAGAGACGTGTGCTTCCCCAGCGCTTTTAACTGGGCGCTACTTTTGGTCAGTTCCTGAGGAAGAGTTCTTGTGTGAGCCTCCTCTCATCACTCGGCATACACATGAGATGAGAGTCCTAGAGGGCCAGAGGGCAACCCTGAGGTGCAAAGCTAGGGGAGACCCCGAGCCTGCCATTCACTGGATTTCTCCTGAAGGGAAGCTCATTTCCAATGCAAGCAGATCTCTAGTGTATGATAATGGAACACTTGACATTCTGATAACGACCGTCAAGGATACAGGTGCTTTTACCTGCATTGCTTCCAACCCCGCTGGGGAAGCGACACAAACAGTGGATCTCCACATAATTAAACTCCCCCACATACTAAACAGTACAAATCACATTCACGAGCCTGACCCCGGGTCTTCAGACATCTTAACGTCGACCAAGTCAGGTTCTAATGCCAGCAGTAGTAATGGCGATACTAAAATGAGTCAAGAGAAAATTGTGGTGGCAGAAGCAACATCGTCTACAGCGCTACTGAAatttaattttcagagaaatatcCCTGGAATACGTATGTTTCAAATCCAGTACAATGGTACTTATGATGACACTCTTGTTTACAGGTAAGGGAAGTTATGTAAAATGTCATACTCACCATGAATCTTAGCAGAGGGCTTGGAAGTAGACTACCGACCACTTTTTCAGTTGACAGTTCAAGTGTGCATTCTAATTCTAGTACTCCGTTTTCAGAAGCAGAGGATGTGAAGTTTGTAACAAGTCAATATATGTGGGGAACTGTCATGAATTGTCTTACTTTTTAGAGAGTTCAAATTTATATGTAATACTATGCTTACTTACTTTTTTCCCCATCATCTAAGAGATGTGACTATCAGAGAACAAGATTGACTATTCTAAAAATTCAAAAACATACCAGAACTTACACATCTGCATCAGTGTTCTTTCCTTCAAGGAAGTCACGTTGGGAAGCTAGACCATTATCCCAATGATGCTGCCATTGCTCAAAGCACTTTTGGAATTATCTTTAGAACCTCGTCATACTATTTTGAATATCCTCATTGGTGGCAAATCTTCGTCTTTTGAGGGTGAATTTGAATTTTGGAAACAAGCAAAAGCCATTTGGAGCCAAGTCTTGTGAATAAGGTGGGTGATCAAGATGGGTATTGCCATTTTTGGTCAAAAATAGGATGTAACTATAAAGTAAtgagactgatttttttcttgaGTGACTgaattatgtgtatgtgtgttgtctCATATTCACTCGTTCTCAAGACAATTCCAAATAGAAAGTTTACAAATATTTTGAGCAGTGAAAGTATAACTAGAGTTTACTATCTAACCTCCAGGTAAGAATATTAATGGAGACTTTGCAGCAGAATAATGAATTTCTGGTATGTTTTTCTGAAGTTCAGCCTCATTGACTTATAGTCACATCTTGTCCAATATCCAGCTGGAATTATATCAGTATATCTTACCCATCCATGTAGTTTAGTTTATGATAGATTAttagagctgctgggaaatgatAAAAAGTAGTGTGACCTTGAATATATTTTTTCGTGAAGTCCTACATAAATCAGATCAATTTAATTGCTGAGTACCCAGTTGAACGCTTGAAGATAATTTGACTTTTTGCTCATATGCAAATGAGCAAAATAAGTATGCACTGTTATAAATGAAAGAACTGGCCCAGGCAGCCATGTGGTTGATACTGGGTAAGGTTCTCCTGGAAGACTCCTTAATTTCCCCATCtttgaaaggaaaacaaaaatagagcAAATAGCTTCTAGTATAACTGGGATTACTAGATGCATGGGTTGTACGTTAGGATGCATGTGTACGAACACAGTCTGCTTTGGTCATGCTCAGCTCTTTGCCTGAGCTGATATGCCTATCTCATTATCAGTGATTACTACTGTGCCCAACCTCCCACTCTCCTGTAATTGTGGTAGACATTCTCTATTGTTTTAAGTGTATTTCTGTGAAATAGTTTGGTTTCTTttcaaaccccccaccccccaggtatTAATCCTGCATGATAAGTAAGTTCTGTGCTACCTTAGGAAATGGAACTCCTGATCCTAATGTTTAGATGTGGAAAATAGTGTGTCTTTCTTACAGTTATTGCAAGGATCAAATTATGATGTATAGAAAGTATGGGTTCATGCCCTATGTTGATTTTGCACTCAGACATGCTCTGGTCTAAAATTCTCTGACACACTTCGAACACATTATATAAGCACTTATAAtagatttaaaacaaacaaacaaacaaaaagccagatCTTGGAGTTCCCAAAACTCAGTTTCATGGGATATGTTTTTCCCAAATTCACTATTATGTTTGGTATATTTTGCtgggaatgagaaaaaaataattagtggAAAAGGTCCACAAGACTTTTAATATAATGTATTCAGAGATGTTTATAAATTCTTATCAAGATTCATAAGCTGTGATCTGAACATTTTTCATCAACCCATAATAGTGAGGATGAGAAATATGCTGTTCATATTTCTGCGATTATATGACTGATACATTTTCACTGTCTTCATTTGTACATAAAAATACTAGACAATAAATGTTCAAGGCGTAGAAGAGATTTGAGATCTGTAAATAAAGTACTTTAATATCAGTAATTATTCCATGGCAGCATATCACTGATTTGGAAAACAAATATTCTGCAAGGCATTTGCATTCTGCTTTCTAATGTGATTGTCAGAGTTCTCCCTTCCCTCAGATTGGCTTTTAGTCACAGAGGTGTTGTAAGTGCTAAATGGATTTGTTTAGTAGTCAGATAATGTCACAGTCACACCTTTCAAAAGCAATTTGTCATAAATGATTTTTGAGCAGTGGCTTTTATTAGGAGTTCTGCTTTGCCAAGAAACATAATTAGTAAGCTTGTCAAGGCATGGTGCAAACACCATTGAGAGAATGCAGGCTTCAACAATGACTGGTAGCTGTTTTAACTGAGCAAATATAAGATGAGATCATTTCCCCCTATACAGTATCTGTTATTAATGTGCTTAtctgaaatgaaatgaaacagaACTGAAGTCCTAATGGCTATGTGTATATactttgtgttgctgttaatattaaCACAAATTCCATTGTCCTTCAGAATGATACCTCCTACGAGCAAAACCTTTCTTGTCAATAACTTGGCTTCTGGAACTATGTATGACTTGTGTGTGTTGGCAATATATGATGATGGGATCACTTCCCTCACTGCCACAAGAGTCGTGGGTTGCATCCAGTTCACTACGGAACAGGATTATGTAAGATGCCATTTCATGCAGTCCCAGTTCTTGGGAGGCACCATGATTATTATTATCGGTGGAATAATCGTAGCCTCTGTGCTGGTGTTCATCATCATCCTGATGATCCGGTATAAAGTCTGTAACAGTAACGGGCAGCAGAAAGTCACCAAGGTCAGCAATGTCTACTCACAAACCAATGGGGCCCAGATCCAAGGCTGCAGTGTCACACTGCCCCAGTCTGTATCCAAACAAGCTGTGGGACCTGAGGAGAATGCCCAGTGTTGCAAAGTTGCCCATGACAATGTGATACAGGCTTCAGAAACATGTTCAAGTCAGGACTCCTCTACCACTACCTCTGCTTTGCCTCCTGCCTGGACTTCAAGCACTTCTGTATCCcaaaagcagaaaagaaagacTGGTACCAAGCAAAGTACCGACGCACAGAATGAAGGCATCACAAATGTTGAGTCCCAAAACACTAACAGGAACAACTCAACTGCGCTGCAGCTAGCTAGTAGACCTCCTGATTGTATCACGGAGGGGCCCACGTCTAAAAGAGCACACGCAAAGCCAAGTAAGTTTCTCACTTTACCTGCTGAGAGATCTCCAGAGTGAGGCACAGGTGCTTGCTCCTCAAGTGGAGAATTAGAGGAATGCTGTTGTTACATGAACCCACCGCGTGCATGTAAGCTGTGTTCTAAAAGAAGCGTGTCTGTGAATGGGATATTCATGCAGTCTACCCGTTGTGATGGGCGTAGTGGGCAAGCAACTCTTGCAAAGCCTGAGTCCATGTAGGGAAGCACTGTATGGTCCGACCGGTTGTTTCCTTTTGATGAAAAGATCATGTTGGGATTTCACATAGGAAATTGGAGTTTGAAATCCCAGTCATGTCTTTCTCATAGATGGCTGGTAAGGAGGGGCATCATTGGGAAGTGTGTAAACCTTCCAGGgggtgggtgtatgtgtgtggtgtgtatgtgccTATAAATATATGAGTAGAATATATGAATGGACATATTCACACACAGAGCTGCATCCTACATAAAGTGGAAAAGCAGTCCAGGGAAAGAAGCATAGCAACAGCGCCTCCCTAATCTAGCTGCCGCTTCTAGCTTCTGCAAGGTCAGATcacaaaaatggagggaaaacAAAGTCTTGCATTGATATTTCCCAGCCTTACAGAGGGTGACCTGTGGGTGAGCgggtctgtcaaaataagtagattgtgttttcttttcctttcagtgAAAATAGTGTTTGGTTTTAAGCAGAAATTTTGGAGAAAACACTGTATTCTTATGTTATATAAAGTATTCAGTAAGTGTTCCCAGACAGTGTTAAAATAAGTATTCTAACCAACATTCTTGGTTCAAGTGCCTTCAAGGTTCTGTGATACTTCTCACCCATGGCATAGCTTTTCAGTATAAGGTGAATAAAATGCAACTCATTTTGAATGTATCAAAAAGTCCAATTCGTTTTTAAGTTACATATCGTAAGTTGATATATATTAACCAGGGCATACAGCATGTCTTCCTTTATTAAGTACGAATTTATCACACTAGTAAGTTTTATGCTTTTTCTTAATGCTAGCTAAAATGGAAGTGAAAATACAAGCTTTCCTTCACCAGTATGATGTGTATTTTTATTAACAATGAAAACTTTTAATAGAATTGTTACTCCATTTATAAGCAATATAAAGTCATTGTTCATTAACCAGATAGTGGTTTTGTTTTTCCCATCTGTGCTGTATTCTGAATTTGAATGTCTTTCTCTTAGAGTAATGCATTTACTATTTTAACCAAAACCTGCTATGAAATTTAATTAGAGATCATGCATATCTAATGGGTGTATATCACTTTTAAAAGGATTTAATCAGTCTCTAAATTTATTCTGTATATTGTAGCAATCTTCAACATTGACTTTAGTCGACGTCTATAGATGCatcttcctatcttcttcatggaaCTTACAGCATTATATGCCAAACGAGTGGCATTTGATTAAAAATAGGTTAGAGAGGTTAACactgagggggccgggtggttgcCACCTAGTACCATATtacagcaaggatcccggttcaagccccctagctccccacttgcagggagtcgcttcacaagctgtgaagcatgtctgcaggtgtctatcttctctttatctcccttcccctatccatttctctctgtcctacccaataatttaaaaaagagaaaaagtggccAACAGGAGAAGATTCtagtaccacccgactcccagcaataaccctggaagaaaaagaaccaaaaaacTGAGTAACATTGAGGATTTTTCTGGTTGATCTGTTAGTCTTTTGAATAATGCTTGTATAGTAAATTTATGCATATGATTTGAGCCATCATATTATGAGATAGACGCTTTCTTTGTTGAAAGTATTCCCTGGGAGTAAGTTAAACACACAGTAATTATCTATGTGAATTCTTTCAGCTCCCTTGAAAAACCATTCAATCAccagtttactttttttaataaGAAGCACATGTAAAATGTTTAGCTAATTTATCTTGACGGAGGCACATCACATCATAAATCATTTATTGTTATGATAGTCAGAAGTGGTAAGATTACAATAGTTAGTAGTTATAGTCCACACCAGTCTTAGGAAAAACTGATGTGTTTTCCTTGcctcaggtgtctctgtatctcttctctgGCCAGATTCCCATTTTGAAATTTGCTTTTCACGTTTCCCTGAAGCTAATCCGCCTCCATGGGTGTGTTTGTTACATAAGCCTTCCATGAAAATGAGATAATGTGTGATGTTTTGTATTTTCAATGTCAACTGCACTTTTCGATTCTATTTCTGAATTATTAACCAAAACGAACGAATTCAATTAGCATCAACTAGATTAATTCTTCTTGAGGCACTGATAGGCAAAACAGTAACACCTGTCCCTCCCCAGTTTTCACTTATGTGGAACCAGAATCCTGAATAGATAAAAGCCTTCAAGACTTAAAAAGTGGATGCCCAAAGAAGTAATTTCTGACATTATGAAAGTCGTAAAGAAAGAGTGTCAAAAAGTCTGCAACATAAAAAGCTACTTAGCACTTCAGCTTGAACCTACTGATTAAGTGATTTTGTGTTTTCCAGTTACCTGTATATTTCACTGTAATTAAATAGCTCTTATTTCTTACAAATACTCAGAGGGTAGAATGTACG
This DNA window, taken from Erinaceus europaeus chromosome 16, mEriEur2.1, whole genome shotgun sequence, encodes the following:
- the LRFN5 gene encoding leucine-rich repeat and fibronectin type-III domain-containing protein 5 isoform X1: MEKFLFYLFFIGIAVRAQICPKRCVCQILSPNLATLCAKKGLLFVPPNIDRRTVELRLADNFVTNIKRKDFANMTSLVDLTLSRNTISFITPHAFADLRNLRALHLNSNRLTKITNDMFSGLSNLHHLILNNNQLTLISSTAFDDVFALEELDLSYNNLETIPWDAVEKMVSLHTLSLDHNMIDNIPKGTFSHLHKMTRLDVTSNKLQKLPPDPLFQRAQVLATSGIISPSTFALSFGGNPLHCNCELLWLRRLSREDDLETCASPALLTGRYFWSVPEEEFLCEPPLITRHTHEMRVLEGQRATLRCKARGDPEPAIHWISPEGKLISNASRSLVYDNGTLDILITTVKDTGAFTCIASNPAGEATQTVDLHIIKLPHILNSTNHIHEPDPGSSDILTSTKSGSNASSSNGDTKMSQEKIVVAEATSSTALLKFNFQRNIPGIRMFQIQYNGTYDDTLVYRMIPPTSKTFLVNNLASGTMYDLCVLAIYDDGITSLTATRVVGCIQFTTEQDYVRCHFMQSQFLGGTMIIIIGGIIVASVLVFIIILMIRYKVCNSNGQQKVTKVSNVYSQTNGAQIQGCSVTLPQSVSKQAVGPEENAQCCKVAHDNVIQASETCSSQDSSTTTSALPPAWTSSTSVSQKQKRKTGTKQSTDAQNEGITNVESQNTNRNNSTALQLASRPPDCITEGPTSKRAHAKPKAGSNLKSTTLSPEKSCH
- the LRFN5 gene encoding leucine-rich repeat and fibronectin type-III domain-containing protein 5 isoform X2, which codes for MEKFLFYLFFIGIAVRAQICPKRCVCQILSPNLATLCAKKGLLFVPPNIDRRTVELRLADNFVTNIKRKDFANMTSLVDLTLSRNTISFITPHAFADLRNLRALHLNSNRLTKITNDMFSGLSNLHHLILNNNQLTLISSTAFDDVFALEELDLSYNNLETIPWDAVEKMVSLHTLSLDHNMIDNIPKGTFSHLHKMTRLDVTSNKLQKLPPDPLFQRAQVLATSGIISPSTFALSFGGNPLHCNCELLWLRRLSREDDLETCASPALLTGRYFWSVPEEEFLCEPPLITRHTHEMRVLEGQRATLRCKARGDPEPAIHWISPEGKLISNASRSLVYDNGTLDILITTVKDTGAFTCIASNPAGEATQTVDLHIIKLPHILNSTNHIHEPDPGSSDILTSTKSGSNASSSNGDTKMSQEKIVVAEATSSTALLKFNFQRNIPGIRMFQIQYNGTYDDTLVYRDVTIREQD